The genomic segment CGGGGAAGTCGGCGGTCCACGTCAGGTCGTACGAGAGGGACGCGGGGTCGTTCGGGTCGGCGGCGCACGTCAGGCGGATGCGGTGCAGGGGTTCGTCGACGGTGATGCGGAGCGGGCCGACGCCGAGGTTCATCCGGTCCTCGCCCAGGGCGTCGCTCGCGCGTACGGCGTGGAGCGTGTCCCCGATGCGCAGAGTGGCGTACGCGTCGATGACGCCGAGGTTCGGATAGACGCCGAGCCCGAGGATGAGCAGGGCGCGGCCCTCGTGGTCGAAGAGGTGGAAGATGCACCGGTCGTAGGCGTTGCGGTCGCCCGTCGCGACGTACTTCATCGAGAGGGGGACCTGGTGCACGGGGTACTCGTCGAGCGGGACCGGACGGTCGTCTGCCACGGCAAACCTCCCTGGTCGCACGGCAGTTCAGGGTGGCGGGAGGCGGACGGGACCTCCGGCGCGGAGTTGACGGTACGTCAGTTCGCGGGGCGGAGCCAGACACGTGCGGGCCGGACGCGCAGGGAGCCGGACACATGCGGGGCGGACACATGCGGCGCCGGGCAGGCGCGGGGTCGGACGCGTGCGGGTCGGACACGTGCGGGTCGGACACGTGCAGGCGGGCACCTGCGGGGCCGGACGCCCGCGGAGCCGGACACCTCACCACGCCGCCGCGGGCCGGCGCGGAAACGGTCGCGGGCGGGCCAGGAACAGACGCTCGATTCCCCGAGGCGGTGACTTCCGCACGGCGGCGGGCGTTGGCCTTGCATGACCCCCACGGACATGGGACCGGCGCACTTCCCCACCGGACACCGGCGACGCACCCTGGTGACGGTGCCCGCCTCGGCAGAATCGGTTGCCCAGCGACCCCAAGGACCTCAGGAGCCCCCGCAGCACCAGGCTCCGTTCCAGTTCGTACAGCAGCTCCCGCACCATCCGCAGCACACGCACCAGCACGCGCCGCACCAGCAGCAGCCCGTGCACCAGCAGCACGCACCGCACGCGCACCACCCGCAGCAGCAGACGCATCAGGCCTATCCGCAGCAGACGTACCAGCAGCCGTACCAGCACCAGCAGCCCCCCGCGCCCTACCAGCAGCCCCACTTCCAGGACCCGCCGATCTACCGCGCCCTGATCCGCCACTGGGCGGACCGGGGCCGCACGCTGCCGGGGCACCACGACGCCGAGTGGGTCAGGCTCGCGGCGCCGCCGGTGCGCCACGGCCAGTTCAGCGCGAGTCGGGACCCGCGAGGTGACGTGCGATGACCATGCGCTGGATCTGATTCGTGCCCTCGACGATCTGCAGCACCTTCGCCTCGCGCATGAGGCGCTCCACCGGGAAGTCCGCCGTATAGCCGTACCCCCCGAGGACCTGCACGGCGTCCGTCGTCACCTTCATCGCGGCGTCCGTGCACAGCAGCTTGGCCATGGCCGCCTGCTTGGCGAAGGGCCGCCCCGCGTCCCGGAGCCGGGCCGCCGAGAGGTAGAGCGCCCGACCCGCCTCGATCTGCGTCGCCATGTCCGCGAGCATGAAGCGCAGCCCCTGGAAGTCCGCGATGGGCCTGCCGAACTGCCGGCGCTCGGTCGCGTACCGGACGGCCTCGTCGAGCGCCGCCTGAGCCACCCCGATCGCACAGGCCGCTATGCCGAGCCGCCCCGAGTCGAGCGCGGAGAGCGCGATGGCGAAGCCCTGGCCCTCGTCACCGATGCGGCGGGAGTCGGGGACGCGCACGCCGTCGAAGTTGATCTGGGCGGTGGGCGAGCCCTTCATGCCCATCTTCTTCTCGGGCACCGCGGCGCTCAGCCCCTCCGCGTCGCCCGGCACCAGGAAGGCCGTGATCCCGCGGGCGCCGTCCGCGCCCGTGCGGGCGAGCACGGTGTAGAAGTCGGCGACGCCGCCGTGCGTGATCCAGGCCTTGGTGCCGCTGATGACCCAGTCGTCGCCGTCCCGGACTGCCTTCGTGCGCAGCGAGGCGGCGTCCGATCCGGCCGCGGGCTCGGAGAGGCAGTACGCGCCGAGGAGACCGCCGCCGAGCATGGCGGGCAGGTGGTCGCTCTGCTGCTCCTTGGTGCCGTACCCGGCGAGGGCGTGGCAGGAGAGGGAGTGGACGCTGACGCCGAGACCCACGGTGAGACGCGCGGCGGCGAGCTCCTCAAGGACCTGGAGGTAGACCTCGTACGGCTGGTCGCCGCCGCCGAACTCGGAGTCGTAGGGCAGTCCGAGCAGGCCCGACTCGGAGAGCAGCGTGAAGAGCTCACGGGGGAAACGCCCGGCGTCCTCCTCCTCGGCCGCCTTCGGGACGATCTCGCGCTGGGCGATGTCCCGGACCAGCGAGAGCAGATCCCTGGCCTCATCCGTGGGCAGCTGACGCTCCACCGACTGCGTGATGTGGTCGGGCATGACGCTCTCCTCCCTGTGGGGCTGCGGCGGACGCCCGCGCTGGGTAGGGGCGGCGCCGCCGGGAAACGTGCCGAGCCGTGGTGGTCTTCCGGGTCTCGAAAGCAGCTGACCAGCGGCTCCGGCGCGTTGAGTATGCCCGATCGGCGGCGACCCGTCACTAGTTAACGACCGCTTACTCGAAAGATAGCTGAAGATCACTGGTGACCGGTTGGCGGGCACGGCCACGAGCGGGATCACGGGTGCCGTGGATTGGTACGAACCATTGACCGCACTGGTCTAGTCCTCCTACTGTTCCCCCGAACGCCTTAACGCGTTCATGCCAAGTCACACCCGCAGGTCCTCAGCAGCACTTTCCCCCTCCCGGTTTCCCCCCACGAGGAGTCACGATGCTCAGACCGCACACCTCCCGCGCCTCCTTCCGGGCGCTCGTCGCCACCACCTGTTGCGCCGTACTCGGCGCCGGTCTGCTGGCCGGCGCGGGCACCGCCTCCGCCGAACAGGACAAGGGCACCGCGACGAAGGCCGCCGCCGGCTCCAAGGTCGTCGGCTACTTCACCGAATGGGGCGTCTACGACCGGAACTACCACGTCAAGAACATCGAGACGTCGGGTTCGGCCAACAAGCTGACGCACATCAACTACTCCTTCGGCAATGTCCAGGGCGGCAAGTGCGCGATGGGCGAC from the Streptomyces venezuelae genome contains:
- a CDS encoding acyl-CoA dehydrogenase family protein; protein product: MPDHITQSVERQLPTDEARDLLSLVRDIAQREIVPKAAEEEDAGRFPRELFTLLSESGLLGLPYDSEFGGGDQPYEVYLQVLEELAAARLTVGLGVSVHSLSCHALAGYGTKEQQSDHLPAMLGGGLLGAYCLSEPAAGSDAASLRTKAVRDGDDWVISGTKAWITHGGVADFYTVLARTGADGARGITAFLVPGDAEGLSAAVPEKKMGMKGSPTAQINFDGVRVPDSRRIGDEGQGFAIALSALDSGRLGIAACAIGVAQAALDEAVRYATERRQFGRPIADFQGLRFMLADMATQIEAGRALYLSAARLRDAGRPFAKQAAMAKLLCTDAAMKVTTDAVQVLGGYGYTADFPVERLMREAKVLQIVEGTNQIQRMVIARHLAGPDSR